One region of Brassica napus cultivar Da-Ae chromosome A10, Da-Ae, whole genome shotgun sequence genomic DNA includes:
- the LOC106371501 gene encoding calcium-transporting ATPase 8, plasma membrane-type-like yields MTSPFKPSPGRRRGGDLESGRIENADSDSDTFSIPAKNASVERLQQWRKAALVLNASRRFRYTLDLKKEQEAQEMRKKIRTHAHALLAANRFIDMGRDQGGGKPIASATPAGDFGIGPEQLVLMSKDHNIASLLQYGGAQGLADLLKTNTEKGISGDDEDLLNRKNIYGSNTYPRKKGKGFLRFLWDACHDLTLIILMVAAVASLALGIKTEGIKEGWYDGGSIAFAVILVIVVTAVSDYKQSLQFQNLNDEKRNIHLEVIRGGRRVEVSIYDLVVGDVIPLNIGNQVPADGVLIAGHSLALDESSMTGESKIVNKDANKDPFLMSGCKVADGNGVMLVTGVGVNTEWGLLMASISEDNDEETPLQVRLNGVATFIGSIGLFVAACVLVILLVRYFTGHTEDVGGGPQFVKGKTKIGHVVDDVIKVVTVAVTIVVVAVPEGLPLAVTLTLAYSMRKMMADKALVRRLSACETMGSATTICSDKTGTLTLNQMTVVESYAGGKKTDSQQLPATITSLCVEGIAQNTTGSIYVPEGGGDLEFSGSPTEKAILGWGVKLGMNFETARSQSSILHAFPFSSEKKRGGVAVKTADGEVRIHWKGASEIVLACCRSYIDEDGNVAPMTEEKEQYFKNGIEEMAGRTLRCVALAFRTYEPEKVPTGEELSNWVLPEDDLILLAIVGIKDPCRPGVRDSVQLCQNAGVKVRMVTGDNVQTARAIALECGILTSDADASEPNLIEGKSFRALTDAGRDKISERISVMGRSSPNDKLLLVQSLRRRGHVVAVTGDGTNDAPALHEADIGLAMGIAGTEVAKESSDIIILDDNFASVVKVVRWGRSVYANIQKFIQFQLTVNVAALIINVVAAISSGDVPLTAVQLLWVNLIMDTLGALALATEPPTDHLMGRPPVGRKEPLITNIMWRNLLIQAIYQVSVLLVLNFRGISILGLQHEVPAHATRVKNTIIFNAFVLCQAFNEFNARKPDEKNIFKGVIKNRLFMGIIVITLVLQVIIVEFLGKFASTTKLNWKQWLICVAIGVISWPLALVGKFIPVPKTPLSSKLSVLKFWGKKKSSGEGSL; encoded by the exons ATGACTAGTCCCTTCAAGCCATCCCCGGGTAGACGCCGCGGAGGCGATTTGGAGTCCGGCAGAATCGAGAACGCCGACTCCGATAGCGACACGTTCTCCATCCCCGCGAAGAACGCTTCCGTCGAGCGACTCCAGCAGTGGAGA AAAGCGGCGCTGGTGCTGAATGCCTCACGGAGATTCCGTTACACCTTGGACTTGAAAAAGGAGCAGGAAGCGCAagagatgaggaagaagatcaGAACTCACGCTCATGCTCTTTTG gcTGCAAATCGTTTCATTGATATGGGGCGTGACCAAG GAGGTGGAAAACCAATAGCTTCTGCAACTCCAGCTGGTGATTTTGGAATCGGGCCTGAACAGCTTGTGCTCATGTCGAAGGACCACAATATTGCTTCTCTTCTGCAATATGGAGGG GCTCAGGGATTGGCAGACTTGCTCAAGACTAATACTGAAAAAGGTATCAGCGGAGATGATGAAGACTTGCTTAACCGCAAGAACATTTACGGCTCAAACACCTATCCTCGCAAGAAAGGGAAAGGGTTTCTG AGGTTTCTTTGGGATGCTTGCCATGATCTTACTTTGATCATCTTGATGGTTGCTGCAGTTGCCTCTCTAgcacttgggataaaaacagAG GGTATCAAAGAAGGATGGTATGATGGAGGAAGCATTGCATTTGCAGTGATTCTTGTGATTGTTGTGACAG CTGTCAGTGACTACAAACAGTCGCTCCAGTTTCAGAACTTGAATGATGAAAAGAGAAACATACATCTCGAG GTGATAAGAGGTGGAAGACGAGTGGAAGTTTCAATCTATGACCTCGTTGTTGGTGATGTCATTCCCCTCAACATTGGAAATCAG GTTCCTGCAGATGGAGTGCTAATAGCTGGCCACTCTCTTGCCCTCGACGAGTCTAGCATGACTGGAGAGAGCAAAATT GTCAACAAAGACGCTAACAAGGATCCATTCCTAATGTCTGGCTGTAAAGTGGCAGATGGAAATGGTGTTATGCTG GTTACTGGTGTTGGAGTCAACACTGAATGGGGGTTACTGATGGCCAGTATTTCTGAAGACAATGATGAAGAAACTCCCTTGCAG GTGCGCTTAAATGGAGTAGCTACTTTTATCGGTTCCATTGGATTATTTGTGGCTGCTTGTGTCCTAGTGATTCTTCTGGTTCG ATATTTCACCGGTCACACTGAAGACGTAGGTGGAGGTCCCCAATTTGTTAAAGGGAAGACAAAAATTGGTCATGTAGTTGATGATGTGATCAAAGTTGTTACCGTAGCG GTTACAATTGTCGTTGTGGCAGTGCCTGAGGGTCTTCCATTGGCTGTTACTTTAAC CCTTGCCTATTCAATGAGAAAAATGATGGCAGATAAAGCTTTG GTGCGGAGGCTATCTGCTTGCGAGACAATGGGATCTGCAACCACTATTTGCAGCGATAAAACTGGAACACTAACTTTGAATCAG atgacaGTGGTTGAGTCTTATGCCGGGGGCAAGAAAACAGATAGTCAACAATTGCCAGCAACTATCACTTCGTTATGCGTTGAAGGAATAGCTCAAAACACAACTGGTAGTATTTACGTCCCAGAG GGTGGCGGTGATTTAGAGTTCTCTGGTTCACCAACAGAAAAAGCCATTCTTGGCTGGGGAGTCAAG CTGGGAATGAATTTTGAGACAGCCAGGTCGCAATCTTCTATTCTTCATGCTTTTCCGTTCAGCTCAGAGAAGAAACGTGGTGGTGTTGCTGTAAAAACG GCTGATGGTGAAGTTCGTATTCACTGGAAGGGAGCTTCTGAAATTGTCCTTGCATGTTGCAGAAGCTACATTGATGAGGATGGTAATGTCGCACCAATGACTGAAGAAAAG GAACAGTATTTTAAAAATGGTATCGAAGAGATGGCTGGAAGAACCTTACGATGTGTGGCCCTGGCCTTTAGAACCTATGAGCCTGAGAAGGTCCCAACAGGCGAAGAACTCTCAAACTGGGTCCTCCCAGAGGATGACCTTATTTTACTAGCTATAGTAGGCATAAAG GATCCATGTAGACCAGGAGTCAGAGATTCAGTTCAGTTGTGTCAGAATGCTGGTGTCAAG GTCCGTATGGTTACTGGTGACAACGTCCAAACTGCTAGGGCTATTGCTTTGGAGTGTGGAATATTAACTTCGGATGCTGATGCCTCGGAGCCTAATCTCATTGAAGGAAAATCATTCCGCGCCTTAACCGATGCAGGAAGGGACAAGATTAGCGAGAGGATATCG GTTATGGGCCGTTCATCGCCCAATGACAAGCTTCTACTGGTGCAATCTCTGAGGAGACGTGGTCATGTTGTTGCAGTCACTGGAGATGGGACAAATGATGCTCCTGCCTTGCATGAG GCAGATATTGGTCTTGCTATGGGAATAGCTGGAACAGAAGTGGCTAAAGAGAGTTCGGACATCATCATCTTGGATGACAACTTTGCATCTGTTGTTAAG GTTGTTCGCTGGGGACGATCAGTCTACGCCAACATTCAGAAATTCATCCAGTTTCAGCTCACAGTCAACGTCGCTGCTCTTATCATTAACGTTGTAGCTGCTATTTCTAGTGGTGACGTTCCACTTACCGCTGTCCAG CTTCTGTGGGTGAATCTGATTATGGACACACTCGGAGCATTGGCTTTGGCTACTGAACCACCCACTGATCACCTCATGGGCAGGCCTCCAGTTGGCCGAAA AGAGCCTCTGATTACCAACATCATGTGGAGAAACTTGTTGATTCAG GCAATCTATCAAGTGAGTGTGCTGTTAGTTCTCAACTTCCGAGGCATCAGCATACTTGGCCTCCAGCATGAAGTTCCTGCACACGCCACTCGAGTGAAGAACACAATTATCTTCAACGCCTTTGTCCTCTGCCAG GCTTTCAATGAGTTCAATGCTCGAAAACCTGACGAGAAGAACATCTTCAAAGGAGTTATCAAAAACCGTCTCTTCATGGGTATTATAGTCATTACTCTTGTTCTCCAG GTTATCATTGTTGAGTTCCTGGGGAAATTCGCTTCCACAACGAAACTAAACTGGAAACAATGGCTAATATGCGTTGCCATCGGTGTGATCAG TTGGCCTCTTGCTCTGGTCGGGAAATTCATTCCGGTGCCAAAAACTCCTCTCAGCAGCAAACTCTCAGTACTAAAATTCTGGGGCAAGAAAAAATCTTCTGGAGAAG GTTCACTCTGA
- the LOC125578984 gene encoding uncharacterized protein LOC125578984: MSSSSSDEADEVFDELVDEVVDNFIDTIIDGQTNKPKRRAYIERDRELGHIRLCNDYFSNNPTYTQDMFRRRFRMNKPLFLRIVDRLSTEVPYFQQRRDATGRNGLSPLQKCTAAIRMLAYGQSGDTYDEYLRMADSTSRLCLAKFTDAIIQLFGDEYLRTPTAEDLQRLLDIGEVRGFPGMIGSIDCMHWEWKNCPTAWKGTLNDINVLDRSPVFDDILHGRAPKVKFKVNNHTYRMAYYLTDGIYPPWITFIQSIPLPQGRKAQKFAEMQESARKDVERAFGVLQSRFAIVRNPTLQWDKERI; encoded by the exons atgtcttcctcatcaagtgaTGAAGCGGATGAAGTTTTTGATGAATTGGTCGATGAAGTAGTTGATAATTTCATCGATACAATAATTGATGGTCAAACCAACAAACCAAAGAGGCGAGCTTATATTGAAAGAGATCGAGAACTAGGACACATTCGACTATGCAACGACTATTTCAGTAATAATCCAACGTACACACAAGATATGTTTAGGCGGcggtttcgaatgaacaagccattgttccttcgcattgtcgaCCGTCTAAGTACTGAAGTTCCGTACTttcagcaaagaagagatgctacCGGAAGGAACGGGCTATctccacttcaaaagtgtacggcagcGATACGTATGCTCGCATATGGTCAGTCAGGAGATACgtatgacgaatatctccggaTGGCTGACAGTACATCACGTTTATGTTTGGCAAAATTCACTGATGCAATAATACAATTGTTTGGGGATGAGTATCTACGAACACCTACAGCCGAGGATCTTCAGCGAttactcgatattggagaggtaCGGGGATTTCCGGGGATGATAGGCTCcatcgactgtatgcactgggagtggaaaaactgcccaacAGCTTGGAAAG GTACCCtaaacgatatcaatgttcttgatcggtctccagtttttgatgacatcttaCATGGTCGAGCCCCTAAAGTgaagttcaaggtcaacaaccacacttatcgtatGGCCTACTATCTTACCGACGGCATTTATCCTCCATGGataacatttatccaatccatcccacttcctcaaggtcgTAAAGCACAGAAATTTGCAGAAATGCAAGAATCCgccagaaaagatgtcgaacgggcttttggagtattgcaatcgAGGTTTGCAATTGTTAGGAACCCAACTCTACAATGGGACAAGGAAAGGATATGA
- the LOC125579177 gene encoding glutathione S-transferase T3-like isoform X1, which yields MDPFPLNSPGFVNLLTSQTTQPIEIGSSEVPKPPERRKWTTKEDLVLISAWLNTSKDPITSNEQKLGAFWKRIEEYLNASPLLVGSIPREWSQCKQRWGRINEQVCKFVGCHEAALKEQASGHNENDVMKVAHDIFFNDYKSKFILEHCWRELRFDQKWRSHSLTSNGAKEKRKETADEVGREEDVRPPGVKASKAAKRKKHGNEAAFDQIETILAAKNMLSKQKILDRLLGKNADTLTDQELALKNKLISELL from the coding sequence ATGGATCCTTTTCCCCTAAACTCTCCCGGCTTTGTTAACCTGCTTACTTCCCAGACCACTCAGCCAATAGAAATAGGATCTTCTGAGGTTCCTAAACCTCCGGAAAGGAGGAAGTGGACAACCAAAGAAGATTTGGTGTTGATcagtgcttggttgaacacCAGCAAGGATCCAATAACCAGTAATGAGCAGAAGCTAGGAGCATTTTGGAAGAGAATAGAGGAGTACCTGAATGCTAGCCCTCTGCTCGTTGGCTCTATTCCTAGGGAGTGGAGTcaatgtaagcagaggtggggaaggATTAATGAGCAGGTGTGTAAGTTCGTGGGATGTCATGAAGCTGCTCTGAAGGAGCAGGCGAGTGGACATAATGAGAATGATGTCATGAAGGTGGCTCATGACATCTTCTTTAATGACTACAAATCCAAGTTCATTCTTGAACATTGTTGGAGGGAGCTTCGGTTTGATCAAAAATGGAGATCACACAGTCTGACATCAAATGGTGCaaaggagaaaaggaaggaaACTGCGGATGAGGTGGGTCGCGAGGAAGATGTTAGACCTCCCGGAGTCAAGGCTAGCAAAGCAGCAAAACGCAAGAAGCATGGCAATGAAGCAGCGTTTGATCAGATCGAAACCATTCTAGCAGCCAAGAATATGTTATCCAAACAGAAAATACTTGATAGGTTGCTAGGAAAAAACGCTGATACACTTACAGATCAAGAGCTTGCTCTAAAAAACAAACTCATATCTGAATTGCTTTAA
- the LOC125579177 gene encoding uncharacterized protein LOC125579177 isoform X2 produces the protein MDPEAEIRDTKRRNEHIDMLSYVCDSEHGIPTRCPCGGSIIHEVRGKEEYDTLPGKRFFTCINYEADGFHYRQPWVIGVQEHIERLTSRVEEVEAVIKWLPEVNNKIKSLEAEVKALTVEVDRLTGKVYNLTVQVDHLEKCCFD, from the exons ATGGATCCTGAAGCAGAGATAAGAGACACAAAGAGAAGAAATGAGCACATCGATATGCTTTCATACGTGTGTGATTCAGAACACGGGATTCCGACGAGGTGTCCCTGTGGTGGGAGTATAATTCACGAGGTTCGTGGGAAGGAGGAATACGACACTCTCCCCGGCAAGCGTTTCTTCACCTGCATAAACTACGAG GCTGATGGTTTTCATTATCGTCAGCCTTGGGTCATTGGTGTGCAGGAGCATATCGAACGGCTCACAAGTCGtgtggaggaggtggaggcggtGATCAAGTGGCTGCCGGAAGTGAATAATAAGATTAAGAGTCTGGAG GCAGAGGTAAAAGCCCTCACTGTGGAGGTTGATAGGCTCACTGGGAAGGTTTATAACCTGACCGTGCAGGTGGATCACTTGGAGAAATGCTGCTTCGACTGA